A stretch of the Archangium violaceum genome encodes the following:
- a CDS encoding fibronectin type III domain-containing protein yields MKLLSRAVLNISAAVMTVGLVAPALAAPPAPTDLTSCRTSDNRVTLDWSDVVDATSYEVWEPSNTPDRPVATVTASTRTSGVLPNDDYTYYVKAVDASGASGFSNAAPINIPNGQLCGSNPPPSTNIDTAFDDAWATRNHETLRSFFEAHVGTFTPGPTVSSPGTVTTQAQADALSGRTVIGNVTFACSSGCTVSNAVFRDVIVAQSGTVTFNNVINDPQRATDAVGFFEVRAAATVNLNRFEIRNSQDGIRSSGTVNARYLYIHSVSPYVETVGNGHQDGFQQYGGSVDCQRCFIDYRNAVTSAILVKPDATTITKTRWNYTFFQGGGYTIHLHDSGTKTVQAAGLDFSNVLVARGYRTGLASIWDINDAARAKADDYVMNVSTVDGGGTRRLVDGVKI; encoded by the coding sequence ATGAAGCTTCTCTCCCGGGCGGTCCTGAACATCAGTGCGGCCGTCATGACCGTGGGGCTGGTTGCCCCAGCCCTCGCTGCACCACCGGCGCCAACCGATCTGACCTCGTGCCGTACGTCCGACAACCGCGTGACGCTGGACTGGTCCGACGTCGTCGACGCCACCTCCTACGAAGTCTGGGAACCCTCGAATACCCCGGACCGGCCGGTGGCCACCGTCACCGCGTCCACCCGCACCTCCGGGGTGCTGCCCAACGACGACTACACCTACTACGTCAAGGCCGTGGACGCCTCGGGAGCCTCGGGCTTCTCGAACGCGGCCCCCATCAACATCCCCAATGGCCAGCTGTGCGGCAGCAATCCCCCGCCGTCCACGAACATCGACACCGCCTTCGACGATGCGTGGGCGACGCGTAACCACGAGACGCTGCGCTCGTTCTTCGAGGCCCACGTCGGCACGTTCACGCCGGGGCCGACCGTCTCCTCGCCGGGGACGGTGACCACGCAGGCCCAGGCGGACGCGCTCTCGGGCCGCACGGTCATCGGCAACGTCACCTTCGCCTGCTCCAGCGGGTGCACCGTGTCCAACGCCGTCTTCCGTGACGTCATCGTCGCGCAGAGCGGAACAGTGACCTTCAACAACGTCATCAATGACCCGCAGCGCGCCACCGACGCCGTCGGATTCTTCGAGGTCCGGGCAGCAGCGACGGTCAACCTGAACCGCTTCGAAATCCGCAACAGTCAGGACGGCATCCGCTCCAGCGGAACCGTCAACGCCCGCTACCTGTACATCCACAGCGTGAGCCCCTACGTGGAGACGGTTGGAAACGGGCATCAGGATGGTTTCCAGCAGTACGGCGGCTCGGTCGATTGCCAGAGGTGCTTCATCGACTACCGGAACGCCGTGACGTCCGCCATTCTCGTGAAGCCGGACGCCACCACCATCACGAAGACGCGATGGAACTACACCTTCTTCCAGGGGGGCGGCTACACCATCCACCTGCACGACAGTGGCACCAAGACCGTCCAGGCCGCCGGCCTCGATTTCAGCAACGTGCTGGTGGCGCGCGGCTACCGGACGGGCCTCGCCTCCATCTGGGATATCAACGACGCCGCGCGTGCCAAGGCCGACGACTACGTCATGAACGTCAGCACCGTGGACGGCGGCGGCACCCGGCGCCTCGTGGACGGCGTCAAGATTTAG